TTGTTTTTGTTGCCAAACTTATTGGTAACCCTATCGCGAATAATAACGGCATTTGTCTAAATACTGTCCAACCACCTTCTGCTACCACATACCAGAAATTATACCATATTGTACCTTCTTCAGCAATGCTCCCCATAACTTGCGTATTAGTGAATACTGAAGCCAATCCTACCACTATCCCCGTAAATGCAAATAATAGAACTGGCGCCATCATTGCTCCACCAAAACGTTGAATTTTTTTCATCATGTTTAGTACCTCCTAAAAATTTTTATATATTTGATTTATTTTTTCCTTATTTTAAATATACCACACTTTTTTAAATTGTCAATACATTTACGTATATCTTTTTTCAGATTTTTTTATAAAAAAATAATCGCTGTATTAAAAAACAACGATTATTACTGGTTTTATACATATATTTAGAATTATAAATTTATTTTAAAATCATTATTTTTTCATTTAAATTTAAATTTCTATTTCGACTTCTACACCAAAGTGATCTGATACTACACCTTTATTTTTTCCGTTAAAGATAACTTTGCTTTCTTTTACTTTGATTTCCTTAGTACAGAATATGTAGTCTATTCTCTTTTTCGACTTATCTTGAGCCCATCCATGTATTCCTTTATCCACTGTCACACCACTGTCTTTTTTTTCAGCAAGTGTATATGTATCAAATAAGCCTTGATTTAAAATATTTTGATAATCTTCAGGATTCCCATTGGCATCTGTATTAAAGTCACCCATTAATATTTTCAAATTATCAGTTTTAGATCTGTTCAAAATATTTCTTAAATTTTCTCCCATATCTTCAGTTTCACAATTTGGTAAATTCATGTGACAACTGTAAAATTCAACATCCTGTCCTTTATAATCAATAGTAATACTAACTATTCTTCTTGCCGATATTGTTCTTACCGACTGTGCAAAAGTACAGTAAAATTCATCTTCAGCCTTGATTTTATGTCTCGTTATTACTGCCACGCCTTCATTATATTTGCTAAATCCAATATGCGAGTTGCTCCAGTGGTAATAATAATCAGTGTCTGTATATTCCTGTAATTTTTCCAGAAGAACCCATCCATAGTTTTCCTGTCTTATATCGTCAAAAATTACAGGATTGTTCATAAGCTGGTTTACTTCCTGCATTGCTATTACATCATACTGCTTTTCAGCTATATCTTTTGCAAGAATATCAATTTTTTCCATTTGATTTTCTTCTAACCATGCATGTACATTTATTGTCAATAATTTCATAAAATTACAACCTTTCTATCTAAATTTTATTATTAAATTTATTCCTCTTCCAGATAACTATTTACTAAATCATCGCATTTTTTCCTATTTACTGTCATTAATTCAAAAACATTATCCCTATTTTGCTTTAATTCTTCCAAATCAACTTTTTCCTTAGTTTTGAAAACATACCCCAGAATATCCAGATTGCATTTTCTTCTTAATATTGTTTCATTGGAAACTAATTTTGAAATACCGTTTATTTCCTGCTTTTTCTGAATTATTTCAACTAATTCCTTATAATTTTCAGGCTTTATTTTTTCACTTCCTTTTTCAAAAAAGTGCTGCGACTGAACAAATAATATATTGTTTTTATTCTCTTTTTTTTCATTAAATATTATTACCTGATTTTTTAGTGTATTGTTAAAGGGTATAGAAACTACATATTCTATTTTATCAGATTTTATAAAATTCTTCATTTCCTCGTTTTTTAACAGATAAAAGGCATCCTTTTCTACTATTCCTTTTTTACTGTTGCTTAAAAAACTATACAGCAACTTGCTGGTATCCGAGTTTTTGGTTAGCATCACTGCAGAATCTTTATTAGATTTTGAATTTTTTAATGAGTATAAAATCTCTATAATTGCATTTTTTTCATCCGTTTCTATTTTTTCACGATAAAAATTATTCCCTTCAAAAAAATCAACGCTATACAATATTTCATTATTTCTTATATCTAAAAATTCCAGTGATAATTGATTAACGCTTTCATCACGTGTAATTGGCAGATTAATTACATTGTCTAAATAATTTTGTGCAATTTTTGCATATTTCCCTCTTAAAATATTCAGTTTCAGCTCCATTTCCAGTTCCGGTAGGCTTTCGATAAACCCTTGCTTGTCCGGATGTTCTTCTATAAAACTGTATGTCTGGCTGAATATTGCTATTCTATTTGATAAATTTTTCATATTTTCCAAATATGTGCCGTTCAAATTATACTTAAATCCCAGATTATTTAAATATTCCAAAAATAAATAGCTGTCGTCTCTTAAATCTTCCAGTTCTTCATAAACAACCTTACTTGCACAGATAACATATAAAAGTAGAGACATTTTCAAAATCTGTAATTTTTTCTGATTTTTATTATTTTCCAACTCATCTGTTATAAGTTCAAAGAATTTATTCTTCATTTATTATCACCTTATTTTTCGCTAGAATTTTTTCTTCGATATATTTTTTCTTAATTTTCAGATACTCTATCGTATTTTCTTCCTCATTTTCAAAACTTGTTATTATTTCAACCATTCTGTCCTGTTCTTCCCTATCAGGCAAGTCTATGTCAAGTTCAACAATATCAGTTTTATTTACAGCTCTGACAGCGCTCATGGTCTTGTATTTCTTTTCAAAATAAAGCAGCAGCAGCTCTGTCTTTAAAAGCCATTGCAAATACTTGGGATTTATTCTGTCGTTTGCCCGTAAAATGAAGTAAAGCGTTGCAGGAAGTACATTTTCGTATTCCTTGTCAACATATACGACTTCTATTTTACTCCCTTTTGCCTGAAACAGCACGTCGTTCTTTCTTACAAAGTATTTTTCATTTATTTTATTTTTCCCATTTTTATATCTTTCAGGAACTTCCGCATTTTCAAAGCTCTCTATCTTCCCATTATTTACAAGCGTCGGATTTAACAAAAGATAACCTGTTTCCGAATCGGCTGTTTTTACATTTAATGGTGCTATTATATCTACATTATCTCCTAATTTCATATTTTCACTTCCCTTCCCTTGTAAATATTATACCATAAAAAAATGTGGAATACTATATAATAAATCTTTTTTTATATATAAAATATCTTAATTTTAATCTTAATTTTACCCACTAATTTTTATTTTCAATATCATTTCTAAATTCAGTAAAGCAGCCACCATTACTTTTAAGCTGTGTATCTTCTTCCATCTGTTTCTTATCCTTGTAAATCATTACATCTTCAGGATTCTCAACAAATAAAGTTGTTCCTGAAGCCTTTATCTTGGCATTGCATTTAAATTTGAATATTCTGTCTTTAACCCCATTTTTCAAGAGAATATTGTATCTTTTTTTAGGAAATTTCTCTATAACTAAAAAGTCGTAATCCCCTGAAGCAGTGCTTCCCCTTATTCCTGTCTTCTCTAAATACTCATCTTTTTTAGCACTGTAGTACAAATTATTATCAGTAACATAAAAGCTGGTATCCTTGTCAAGGGAAACCATCTTCTCCTCTTTCGCATCCAGAACTATATTTTCATCATTCTGTTCTGCATTTTGAGATGTTTCGTTGTTTGACATAATTAAATAAACTATTATGCAAAACATTGTTGCTATGAGTATAAAAATAATTATATTCTGATTTGATCCCTTCGCTTTTTTTGGTTTCATCAGATGAAATGATTTTCTTTTTTTCAGAAATTCTTTTTCTTTCTTTTTATTTTCAATCCATGTCTTCCTTGTTTCCTGCAATTTTTCCTCAAGAACTTCAATAGAATCATTTTCAGGCCAGTATAACTTTGCATCATTTAAGTATTTTTGAGCTTCTTCAAATTTAAATGCCTTTATCGCTCTCAATGCTTCAATGCACAGATTTTCAGATTTTTCAGCATATCTATTTTCTTTTGCTGTTTTCTGTCTTGAGCTGCCATCATTTTGCCTGTATTCTTTCATTCCGCTTGATTTTTTAGAGACAGTATACGGTATTTTATTCTCCTTGCAAAATCCTATAAAAATACTTTTTGCTTCTTCCTTGTTTTCCACAATCTTCTGTATTTCGTCAATAAATTCCTCAGAAGGAATTTTATCATCTGTCAAGTTGTGGATTTGTTCGGCTCTTTCGAGTATTTTCAATGCTTTTAAATATTGGAGATATTTTAAATATCCATTGTATCTTCTTAATTTTTCTTTATTTTTTAATATTATTTCACATGCGCTATATAGTTTTTTCTTGGCAGAAGTTTCATTGTCAAACTTAATCAGATGTTTTCTTTTTTCGTCAATTTGTTCCTGAGTCAGCGTTTTTATGTCTAGTCCTTCAGAAACTAAAAATTGATATAAATTCTCTTTGCCTAAAATTTCCAGATGTTTTTCAAATACTGAAAATTCAAAAAATTCATCCTGATTTTTGTTAATATTTTCATAAAAATTCCTGTATAATTTTTGATTATATTCACTAGGTAAAATTTTTCTTCCACTAATTTTTATTCTTTCTCTTACCAGATTTTCTTGCCGATGTGTTCTTTTGGCAATTTCCTTTACAATTTCTTCTTTAATTTCTGCATTTTTTATATATTTCAAAAAATTGTCTATCGGATCAAACAGTTTTTTCTGGGCATCTTTTATTAGTTCTTCTCTTCTAGCTTCATTTAGCATTTCCTGCCTTATAATGCCAGTTTTTGCGAGATTGCTGTATTTTCTGTATTTTTTCCCATCAAAAGGGTCGCTTTCCTTTGCCAGCCAATACCGTTTTTTTGCTTCTATTCGCGCTTCTATTTTCTTTTCGTCTTTTTCAGGAACTGGATAATACTCAAGCCCAAGAATTATGTACCAGTTATTTATTATTCGACTCTCTTCTGCCATTTTTATTATTTCTCCTCCTTTACATCAAGATTTTTTATCCAGCACAATTAGGATTATATACTTACAGCACCGCAATTCCTTGCGATTTACTTGTCAATCTTTCTAATTTTTCCTTAGATATTATACTTTTTGTTTCTAATTTTACATTTACTTCCTTATTTCCAGCTTTGTCCCTTCCTCTTATTTCCAAAATCCCTTCTTTATTCAATTTCAGAGTGATTTCCACTAAAGCTCCTGCTGGAAGGTTTTCAGGCAGTTCCAATATCGCATTGCCTATTTTCAAGTCCTCATCTACGTCAAAATACTTATCCATATAGTCATTTTCATAAATTTCTATATCTACTGTCTCCTGATTGTCATTAAGCGTCGTAAAATTACCCGAAACTTCCAAAATTCCACTTGGCATAGGCTCATTTTTTATAATCATGTTAAAACAGCTCTTAACTCCATCTTTATTTTCAACTTTTACTGCAAAGCTCTTTGTTGTTGCAATGACAA
This is a stretch of genomic DNA from Leptotrichia hofstadii. It encodes these proteins:
- a CDS encoding restriction endonuclease subunit S → MKLGDNVDIIAPLNVKTADSETGYLLLNPTLVNNGKIESFENAEVPERYKNGKNKINEKYFVRKNDVLFQAKGSKIEVVYVDKEYENVLPATLYFILRANDRINPKYLQWLLKTELLLLYFEKKYKTMSAVRAVNKTDIVELDIDLPDREEQDRMVEIITSFENEEENTIEYLKIKKKYIEEKILAKNKVIINEE
- a CDS encoding endonuclease/exonuclease/phosphatase family protein, which translates into the protein MKLLTINVHAWLEENQMEKIDILAKDIAEKQYDVIAMQEVNQLMNNPVIFDDIRQENYGWVLLEKLQEYTDTDYYYHWSNSHIGFSKYNEGVAVITRHKIKAEDEFYCTFAQSVRTISARRIVSITIDYKGQDVEFYSCHMNLPNCETEDMGENLRNILNRSKTDNLKILMGDFNTDANGNPEDYQNILNQGLFDTYTLAEKKDSGVTVDKGIHGWAQDKSKKRIDYIFCTKEIKVKESKVIFNGKNKGVVSDHFGVEVEIEI
- a CDS encoding N-6 DNA methylase; this encodes MKNKFFELITDELENNKNQKKLQILKMSLLLYVICASKVVYEELEDLRDDSYLFLEYLNNLGFKYNLNGTYLENMKNLSNRIAIFSQTYSFIEEHPDKQGFIESLPELEMELKLNILRGKYAKIAQNYLDNVINLPITRDESVNQLSLEFLDIRNNEILYSVDFFEGNNFYREKIETDEKNAIIEILYSLKNSKSNKDSAVMLTKNSDTSKLLYSFLSNSKKGIVEKDAFYLLKNEEMKNFIKSDKIEYVVSIPFNNTLKNQVIIFNEKKENKNNILFVQSQHFFEKGSEKIKPENYKELVEIIQKKQEINGISKLVSNETILRRKCNLDILGYVFKTKEKVDLEELKQNRDNVFELMTVNRKKCDDLVNSYLEEE